The following are encoded in a window of Glandiceps talaboti chromosome 5, keGlaTala1.1, whole genome shotgun sequence genomic DNA:
- the LOC144435678 gene encoding ribosome biogenesis regulatory protein homolog: MATDIVESVLRNAEEEAKKYKTVEVKKDIPLEIDTGNILAIDTNPLDVKRFRTNKEDFLKNLARDNTQLLFNEIWKLPTERIDEVIVAKLPDPQYRVPREKPIPKERPPTKWEQYAKLKGIQKKKKGRMVWSDEEKKWVPKWGYQSKNDLKKDWVLEVPSNADPYTDMFTKKKKEKGERVAKNELQRLRNIARAQKTKVPGVGLTPTEKPSKDQLSKAALIAKHSTASIGKFERKLPKEKPPKNTGKKRKFEPNFGNMKGEKDKQMNILDTLNNKKAKLDVQKAVNQQIHTEEQEAAANKRQNKKPKKQKGKNKALPKLVKKVKKIKIKGKKGRRR; encoded by the exons ATGGCGACAGATATAGTGGAAAGCGTGCTTCGAAACGCAGAAGAAGAAGCCAAAAAGTACAAGACAGTCGAAGTTAAAAAAGATATACCATTGGAAATCGACACAGGAAACATTCTTGCTATAGACACAAATCCATTAGACGTAAAAAGGTTCAG AACCAACAAAGAAGATTTTCTAAAGAACTTGGCCAGGGATAACACACAACTCCTATTCAATGAAATATGGAAG CTACCAACAGAAAGGATAGATGAAGTGATTGTTGCAAAG TTACCTGACCCACAGTATCGAGTTCCAAGGGAAAAACCA ATACCCAAAGAGAGACCACCAACTAAGTGGGAGCAGTATGCTAAACTGAAAGGAATTCAGAAGAAGAAGAAGGGAAGAATGGTATGGAGTGATGAAGAAAAG AAATGGGTTCCAAAATGGGGATATCAAAGCAAGAATGATCTGAAGAAAGACTGGGTGCTGGAAGTACCAAGCAATGCAG ATCCTTACACTGATATGTTTaccaagaaaaagaaagaaaagggtGAAAGAGTTGCCAAGAATGAGTTGCAGAGGTTAAGGAATATTGCAAGGGCACAGAAAACAAAAG TTCCAGGGGTAGGATTGACACCCACAGAGAAACCAAGCAAAGACCAACTTTCAAAGGCTGCACTTATTGCAAAACACTCAACAGCTTCAATAGGAAAATTTGAACGAAAACTG CCAAAAGAAAAACCTCCCAAAAATACAGGAAAGAAAAGGAAG TTTGAACCTAATTTTGGAAATATGAAAGGAGAAAAAGACAAACAGATGAATATCTTAGATACCCTTAATAACAAGAAAGCCAAACTAGATGTCCAGAAG GCTGTCAATCAACAGATACACACTGAAGAACAGGAGGCAGCTGCcaacaaaagacaaaataagAAACCCAAGAAACAGAAAGGCAAAAACAAAGCTTTACCAAAATTGgtcaaaaaagtgaaaaagatAAAAATCAAAGGAAAGAAAGGAAGAAGGAGATAG
- the LOC144435153 gene encoding large ribosomal subunit protein eL18-like: protein MGIDINHRYQRKVHRTKPRSKDVYLRLLVKLYRFLARRTTAKFNKVVLKRLFMSRANRQPLSLARLNRQMTKPDREGKTAVIVGTVTDDLRILEIPKLKVCALHVTDRARARILKSGGEIITLDQLALRAPKGQNTVLLQGPRKSRKVYRHFGKAPGVPHSHSKPYVRAKGRKFEKARGRRASRGYKS from the exons ATG GGTATTGACATCAACCATCGATACCAGCGAAAGGTTCACCGAACGAAACCTAGAAGCAAGGATGTGTACCTCAGGCTTCTCGTGAAG CTGTATCGTTTCTTGGCTCGCCGTACTACTGCAAAATTCAACAAGGTTGTACTGAAACGTTTGTTTATGAGCCGGGCAAACAGACAGCCACTGTCTTTGGCAAGATTG AACCGACAAATGACTAAACCAGACCGTGAAGGTAAGACAGCTGTTATTGTTGGCACTGTGACAGATGATTTGAGGATATTGGAGATCCCAAAACTGAAG GTTTGCGCTTTGCACGTTACAGACAGAGCTCGTGCTCGTATTCTGAAAAGTGGTGGAGAGATCATTACTCTAGACCAGTTGGCTCTTAGGGCACCAAAAGGACAAAACACAGTTCTCCTCCAAG GTCCACGAAAATCTCGCAAAGTGTACAGACACTTTGGTAAGGCACCAGGCGTTCCACACAGCCACTCTAAGCCATATGTACGTGCCAAGGGACGCAAATTCGAAAAGGCTCGTGGTCGTCGTGCAAGCCGTGGATACAAGAGTTAA